A portion of the Archocentrus centrarchus isolate MPI-CPG fArcCen1 chromosome 19, fArcCen1, whole genome shotgun sequence genome contains these proteins:
- the muc13b gene encoding mucin-13b isoform X2, whose amino-acid sequence MAATSTRVQVTTATEDTDTLEDTTATTATSAEPGTITTEQATTTADPATTTADPGTATADPATKTADPAATTADPATKTADPAATTADPATKTADPATTTTPADPCNPNPCGPGSTCASRADQTFVCLCLPGDAYNNQAKTCEIAKVFPGQVQLSKEPYDESMKDPKSQKFKETADEIVAELDTVFKENPTYTGSTVLALLPSDNVLIRSDQVVTASVEIKFSASSQIKSDQVLKQIEDYKCTDCVLDGATFKETDLCTLDPCDRQSTQCKSGDGSFSCTCMEGYIRTNYSIRICVPVCPYGQELKGGTCKNCAFGYSGFNCSENWKLILVIVGCVLGGLLLIAFILLPVVATLNSKKSSKKNKDADMEKPNQASFNIPLATSRFGNNQAGPFSGSANGQAGFSNNGMSKFPRVATNSWDNRTKQEMNPTNNRHSFGPTDRSSRIYDDPYDVSPYARPQNAINPPKTNPYAQSQGHSNPYYTHDDGKRFY is encoded by the exons ATGGCCG CAACTTCAACAAGAGTTCAAGTAACTACAGCTACAGAAGATACAGATACTTTAGAAGATACGACAGCAACTACTGCCACATCAGCAGAACCAGGTACTATAACAACAGAACAAGCTACTACCACAGCAGATCCAGCTACTACAACTGCAGATCCAGGTACTGCAACTGCAGATCCAGCTACTAAAACAGCAGATCCAGCTGCTACAACTGCAGATCCAGCTACTAAAACAGCAGATCCAGCTGCTACAACAGCAGATCCAGCTACTAAAACAGCAGATCCAGCTACTACAACAACACCTGCAG ATCCCTGTAATCCAAATCCATGTGGCCCTGGAAGCACCTGTGCATCCCGTGCTGACCAGACATTTGTATGCTTGTGTCTGCCTGGTGATGCCTACAATAATCAAGCCAAGACTTGTGAAATTG ccaaagTTTTCCCTGGACAAGTTCAATTGTCTAAAGAACCATATGATGAAAGCATGAAAGACCCCAAATCACAGAAGTTTAAAGAAACTGCAGATGAAATAGTTGCTGAG CTGGATACTGTTTTTAAAGAGAACCCCACCTACACCGGCTCTACAGTGCTGGCCCTCCT GCCAAGCGACAATGTCTTGATAAGGTCTGACCAGGTCGTCACTGCATCTGTAGAGATCAAGTTCTCAGCCAGTTCTCAAATCAAATCAGATCAAGTTTTAAAGCAGATCGAAGACTATAAATGTACAGACTGTGTACTGGATGGGGCAACCTTTAAAG AGACAGACTTGTGTACTCTGGATCCTTGTGATAGACAATCCACACAGTGCAAATCAGGCGATGGATCATTCAGCTGTACCTGTATGGAGGGCTACATTCGGACAAACTACAGTATCAGAATATGCGTTCCTG TTTGTCCCTATGGGCAAGAATTAAAGGGCGGCACGTGTAAGAA CTGTGCGTTTGGCTACTCTGGTTTCAACTGCAGTGAAA ACTGGAAGCTCATTCTGGTAATTGTGGGCTGTGTGCTTGGTGGACTGCTGCTCATAGCCTTCATCCTTCTGCCAGTTGTAGCTACCCT AAATTCAAAGAAGAGCTCCAAGAAGAACAAAGATGCAGACATGGAGAAACCAAATCAGGCGTCTTTCAATATCCCATTGGCTACCAGCAGATTTGGCAACAACCAGGCTGGCCCATTTAGTGGATCAGCCAATGGCCAGGCAGGCTTTTCCAATAATGGAATGTCCAAATTCCCACGAGTTGCCACCAACAGTTGGGACAACAGGACCAAACAGGAGATGAATCCAACCAACAACCGGCACAGCTTTGGCCCTACGGACAGGAGCTCG CGGATATACGATGACCCCTATGATGTAAGCCCATACGCTCGACCTCAGAATGCCATCAATCCTCCCAAGACCAACCCGTATGCTCAGAGCCAAGGCCACAGCAACCCTTACTACACACACGATGACGGAAAACGCTTTTATTAG
- the muc13b gene encoding mucin-13b isoform X1, with protein sequence MAQKFILLGIVVAIIATSTRVQVTTATEDTDTLEDTTATTATSAEPGTITTEQATTTADPATTTADPGTATADPATKTADPAATTADPATKTADPAATTADPATKTADPATTTTPADPCNPNPCGPGSTCASRADQTFVCLCLPGDAYNNQAKTCEIAKVFPGQVQLSKEPYDESMKDPKSQKFKETADEIVAELDTVFKENPTYTGSTVLALLPSDNVLIRSDQVVTASVEIKFSASSQIKSDQVLKQIEDYKCTDCVLDGATFKETDLCTLDPCDRQSTQCKSGDGSFSCTCMEGYIRTNYSIRICVPVCPYGQELKGGTCKNCAFGYSGFNCSENWKLILVIVGCVLGGLLLIAFILLPVVATLNSKKSSKKNKDADMEKPNQASFNIPLATSRFGNNQAGPFSGSANGQAGFSNNGMSKFPRVATNSWDNRTKQEMNPTNNRHSFGPTDRSSRIYDDPYDVSPYARPQNAINPPKTNPYAQSQGHSNPYYTHDDGKRFY encoded by the exons ATGGCTCAAAAATTCATACTCCTTGGAATAGTTGTAGCCATTATTG CAACTTCAACAAGAGTTCAAGTAACTACAGCTACAGAAGATACAGATACTTTAGAAGATACGACAGCAACTACTGCCACATCAGCAGAACCAGGTACTATAACAACAGAACAAGCTACTACCACAGCAGATCCAGCTACTACAACTGCAGATCCAGGTACTGCAACTGCAGATCCAGCTACTAAAACAGCAGATCCAGCTGCTACAACTGCAGATCCAGCTACTAAAACAGCAGATCCAGCTGCTACAACAGCAGATCCAGCTACTAAAACAGCAGATCCAGCTACTACAACAACACCTGCAG ATCCCTGTAATCCAAATCCATGTGGCCCTGGAAGCACCTGTGCATCCCGTGCTGACCAGACATTTGTATGCTTGTGTCTGCCTGGTGATGCCTACAATAATCAAGCCAAGACTTGTGAAATTG ccaaagTTTTCCCTGGACAAGTTCAATTGTCTAAAGAACCATATGATGAAAGCATGAAAGACCCCAAATCACAGAAGTTTAAAGAAACTGCAGATGAAATAGTTGCTGAG CTGGATACTGTTTTTAAAGAGAACCCCACCTACACCGGCTCTACAGTGCTGGCCCTCCT GCCAAGCGACAATGTCTTGATAAGGTCTGACCAGGTCGTCACTGCATCTGTAGAGATCAAGTTCTCAGCCAGTTCTCAAATCAAATCAGATCAAGTTTTAAAGCAGATCGAAGACTATAAATGTACAGACTGTGTACTGGATGGGGCAACCTTTAAAG AGACAGACTTGTGTACTCTGGATCCTTGTGATAGACAATCCACACAGTGCAAATCAGGCGATGGATCATTCAGCTGTACCTGTATGGAGGGCTACATTCGGACAAACTACAGTATCAGAATATGCGTTCCTG TTTGTCCCTATGGGCAAGAATTAAAGGGCGGCACGTGTAAGAA CTGTGCGTTTGGCTACTCTGGTTTCAACTGCAGTGAAA ACTGGAAGCTCATTCTGGTAATTGTGGGCTGTGTGCTTGGTGGACTGCTGCTCATAGCCTTCATCCTTCTGCCAGTTGTAGCTACCCT AAATTCAAAGAAGAGCTCCAAGAAGAACAAAGATGCAGACATGGAGAAACCAAATCAGGCGTCTTTCAATATCCCATTGGCTACCAGCAGATTTGGCAACAACCAGGCTGGCCCATTTAGTGGATCAGCCAATGGCCAGGCAGGCTTTTCCAATAATGGAATGTCCAAATTCCCACGAGTTGCCACCAACAGTTGGGACAACAGGACCAAACAGGAGATGAATCCAACCAACAACCGGCACAGCTTTGGCCCTACGGACAGGAGCTCG CGGATATACGATGACCCCTATGATGTAAGCCCATACGCTCGACCTCAGAATGCCATCAATCCTCCCAAGACCAACCCGTATGCTCAGAGCCAAGGCCACAGCAACCCTTACTACACACACGATGACGGAAAACGCTTTTATTAG
- the znf281b gene encoding zinc finger protein 281b yields MSIIQDKIGNEFLRNGGMDPNFAPGMLMFSHLPPVTSFTRLASPSVMGELPQEMILKKERDSPPEHQGAAAANTAGFLHSMGIKQERPSELDYRMPLYSVGGAQGVNCGGGGAGKSGTDMPDMSFGNHHQNHQNMLLHDLSLSNVRTLGEPMSGRQVKEPKESSGRRGRKSNGDGQGGKARRKRNDAAKSMMLDADGACLSPNSKPHICEHCNAAFRSSYHLRRHVLIHTGERPFRCSQCNMSFIQKYLLQRHEKIHSGEKPFSCDQCNMRFIQKYHMERHKRTHSGEKPYRCDTCQQFFSRTDRLLKHKRTCGEAIKKGLDPSMLELSEAELGQGSYSLTQGNSTTSGRKRAKSKNGEGSERRRKKNASVAAASSSGGMARDLGLQDFSMEHPSGSDQAMQGRTPKLVFKKAGRKGLDKGLLSLEDGSDGQKLLGQKPSSMDHVEGSGLDSMGLLQGPGGNKQGPTTSSNYDDAMQFVKKRRYLHAVNNDFGAGSLHMASQGSSVIQGSLGPEPTLAMLDSSPLELKHDKSGIPDEVLQSLLDHYSHKPEGTHHHDVTFDLSDHPHHVDLQPAAPVTPELEDDSPNGGDKTAVMSEYSKFLLQALERTSHSGPFPSLGATGPFPLLSSSSSPTGPLFSDKHVYTTSPLDCGYPPAVSSPLPIAAPSSTSSSSSSKSHYGMLVGSPSQTGYHLSLESASHQQLTPSQELTEQLEKQHSPGTFNLPPQDLTAPAESSKGQQPKAGGSGPAPTNGSTYPDLSPLNPPKETTYQIENFAQAFGSQFKSGRRTPLSYGSDPGTEVDHRIRTPVSEFSGYTSLLADVSEPVSTGSKTPTSQSFR; encoded by the exons ATGAGTATTATTCAGGACAAAATAGGCAATGAGTTTTTGCGAAACGGAGGCATGGACCCCAATTTTGCACCAGGTATGCTTATGTTCAGCCATTTACCGCCAGTCACTAGCTTTACACGACTGGCGTCCCCGTCCGTTATGGGCGAGCTACCCCAGGAGATGATCCTGAAGAAAGAACGTGACTCACCTCCAGAACACCAGGGcgctgctgctgcaaacacagcgggcTTCCTTCATAGCATGGGCATTAAGCAGGAGCGGCCAAGTGAGCTGGATTACCGCATGCCCCTCTACAGCGTGGGTGGAGCACAGGGGGTGAACTGTGGTGGAGGGGGCGCGGGGAAGAGTGGTACTGACATGCCAGATATGTCTTTTGGAAACCACCACCAAAATCACCAGAACATGCTCCTCCATGACCTCAGCCTCAGCAATGTTCGCACCCTTGGAGAACCG ATGTCTGGGAGACAAGTTAAAGAGCCAAAAGAGTCCTCAGGTAGAAGAGGGCGGAAGAGCAATGGAGATGGACAGGGTGGCAAAGCTAGAAGGAAACGCAATGATGCTGCAAAG AGCATGATGCTGGATGCAGATGGAGCCTGCTTATCCCCCAACTCAAAACCACATATCTGTGAGCACTGTAATGCTGCCTTCCGCAGCTCCTACCACTTGCGTAGACACGTGCTTATACACACAG GTGAGAGGCCTTTCCGGTGCAGTCAGTGTAACATGAGCTTCATTCAGAAGTACCTTCTCCAGCGGCACGAGAAGATTCACAGTG GAGAAAAACCTttcagctgtgaccagtgtaaCATGCGTTTTATCCAGAAATACCACATGGAGAGGCACAAAAGGACACACAGTGGCGAGAAGCCATATCGCTGCGATACCTGCCAACAA TTTTTCTCAAGAACAGACCGGTTACTGAAGCACAAACGGACTTGTGGAGAAGCCATAAAGAAGGGCCTAGACCCAAGCATGCTGGAGCTCAGCGAAGCAGAGCTAGGCCAGGGCAGCTATTCACTTACTCAGGGAAACTCTACCACCTCTGGACGCAAGAGAGCAAAGTCCAAAAATGGTGAGGGCAGCGAACGCAGGAGAAAGAAGAATGCCTCAGTGGCAGCAGCCTCATCTTCCGGGGGCATGGCCCGTGACCTAGGCCTGCAAGACTTCAGCATGGAGCACCCCTCAGGCTCTGACCAAGCCATGCAAGGACGTACTCCTAAATTGGTTTTTAAAAAGGCTGGTCGCAAGGGACTTGATAAGGGCCTCCTCTCTCTGGAAGATGGTTCTGATGGACAAAAACTATTGGGTCAGAAGCCCAGCTCCATGGATCACGTGGAGGGTTCTGGCCTAGACAGCATGGGTCTACTCCAGGGACCCGGGGGCAACAAGCAGGGgcccaccaccagcagcaactATGACGATGCAATGCAGTTTGTGAAAAAGCGGCGCTACCTCCATGCAGTTAACAATGACTTTGGAGCTGGCTCCCTGCACATGGCATCCCAGGGCAGTAGCGTAATACAGGGCTCCCTGGGGCCTGAGCCCACGCTGGCCATGCTAGACTCCTCGCCGCTGGAACTGAAACACGACAAGTCGGGCATTCCAGATGAGGTACTGCAAAGCCTGCTAGACCATTATAGCCATAAGCCAGAGGGAACACACCACCATGATGTGACTTTTGACCTGTCAGACCACCCACACCATGTAGACCTTCAGCCAGCAGCTCCTGTTACCCCAGAGTTAGAGGATGACTCGCCCAATGGTGGTGACAAAACAGCAGTGATGAGCGAGTACTCAAAGTTCCTCCTGCAGGCTCTGGAACGCACCAGCCATAGTGGACCCTTCCCCAGCCTCGGTGCAACAGGGCCTTTCCCACTCCTCTCCAGTAGCTCCAGTCCCACAGGGCCCCTGTTCTCTGACAAACACGTGTACACCACATCCCCACTAGATTGTGGCTACCCACCTGCTGTCTCCTCCCCGTTGCCCATCGCTGCTCCTTCATCAACCTCCTCTTCGTCCTCCTCCAAATCCCACTACGGTATGCTCGTTGGATCCCCCTCCCAGACAGGCTACCACCTCAGCTTGGAATCTGCTAGCCACCAGCAGCTGACTCCATCTCAGGAGCTCACTGAGCAGTTGGAGAAGCAGCACTCACCAGGCACCTTCAACCTACCTCCCCAGGACCTTACTGCCCCAGCAGAGAGCTCCAAGGGGCAGCAACCCAAGGCTGGAGGAAGCGGCCCAGCACCCACAAATGGCTCCACCTACCCAGACCTGTCCCCGCTGAACCCCCCTAAAGAAACCACATACCAGATCGAGAACTTCGCCCAAGCCTTTGGCTCCCAATTCAAGTCAGGACGTCGGACCCCTCTGAGCTATGGCAGTGATCCTGGGACAGAGGTCGACCATCGAATACGGACTCCGGTGTCAGAATTCTCAGGGTATACCAGTTTGTTAGCTGACGTTAGTGAGCCAGTGAGTACAGGATCAAAAACCCCAACAAGCCAAAGTTTCAGATAA